The DNA segment GCACAGTATTTTTTTCCTGTAAGATTTCCTTTTCACGCTCATTCAGCCTGTTTTCCCTCTCCTGTGATGACTTTTGTTTCATGAAAAGCTGCTCTTCCCAAAGCCGAAGCCTTTTTTCGGTATGGGAATCAATCATATTTATTTCGGAACCTGGCTGTTCGGAAAAGAGAATACTTTGCTGTACATCATTTTCATCCAGCTTTTCGAGGCAGTAATCCATGATTATTAAAGCCAGAGCAGGTTTTTTACCTGTATTGAATCTACGTTTTTCTTGTTCGGCTTGTAGCCTTTCATATAAGCTCTGTGGCACTTCAAGTCGAATTCCGGTGGTTTGGGTTGTTTGATTCATAATTCTCGTTTTTAGGTTATAAAAAGGGGCAACAGCATAGCCATTGTCCTCCATTGGTTAATCGTCATCTTCGGGGTCGAGTAATTCCATGAGTTCAAATACGCACAGACGTTCTTCCGTTTCGTAATAGACATCGACAATAATTTCGTTATCGTCATTTATGCCCTGAATATCATTATCCAGTTCATGATTCCCGATGATCTCGGCAAATTCTGGCATTTGTTCTGCCGGAACTTCAAAGGTTCTTGTTTTCATTTTTTGAATTTTAGTTTTATTTATATTTTGTTGGCAAAATCAGCTTTCAAGGTGATCTTTTTTTGTACAGGAATTCATTGGCTTGTTTTTCGGTATCGTAAATGGTTTTCTGCCTACCGTTTTTTAACCATTCTTCTACCTGAGAATTTTCAAAAATGAGTTTTTTACCTCTTTTTATGTAAGGTATCTGTCTTCGGTGAACCAGTCCGTAAATACTTGAAACAGCAAGATTAAGTTTCTGTGCTACTTCCTGAATATTTAACAAGTCATTTTCTGAATGTTCTTTGACGGGATTCTGACCAAATTCCCTGAGTGCCTGCCGCACTTCGTCCCGAAGCATGTTTCGCACTTCCTGAACCGATAGCTGGGTGAATACTATATTTTCCATAGGATAAAGAATTATAAACTTTATCCAAAGTTGCTATCAAAAATACTGATAGGGTTACCCTATGGGTGCACCCTGAATTTACAAGAGACTGATATTCATGTATAAACAATAACGAATAATCCCGATAAAACAATCATCTACTTTCTTATGTGTTTCAATCCTTTTTTCTACAATAACAAATTTGCAATTAAAATACATTGAGGAATATTTACACCAATTATTTTAGGCGGGTCTTATCATTACAAGTTCGGAAAAGAATATTTTTTTGTTTTTCTATTGAAGAAACAAAGTGTAATATCTTCAGCTTTGTCAGAATCCAGTAAAATTTCAATAATTATTCTGTACACTATTTATTTTCCCCGTGTGCAAAACAGAACAACGGAGCACTTTTTGGTCGAAAAATTATAAAAATCAGAGATAAATTGATTTTCAAAATGTACACATTGTTTTTTTTCGGGCATTTTTCGGCAAATTTCAGAATTGTCCTAATAAAAAAACAAAAATTCCGGGCGATTTTTAAAAATCGCCAGAATGGTATTAAAAATTCTCATTTTTTCTATATTACTTTTTATTGTTTGCCAAAAAAAAATGCGGACGTATCAATGAAATTCAGATAAAAATTTATTTTCTGCTTTTTTTTCGATGTTCTTTTGCAATCTTATCTAATTTCATCCTTAGATCTAAAATCTCCTGATCTTGTATTACCTCAATAATGGTTTTTTGCAAAAAATATTCCTGTGCAAATTCTTTGTCGGTTTTAAGCCTTAATTCAAAATCATTTAAGTTTTTCTCCTTTTAGTTTTCCTTCAAGGT comes from the Bacteroidia bacterium genome and includes:
- a CDS encoding helix-turn-helix domain-containing protein; its protein translation is MLRDEVRQALREFGQNPVKEHSENDLLNIQEVAQKLNLAVSSIYGLVHRRQIPYIKRGKKLIFENSQVEEWLKNGRQKTIYDTEKQANEFLYKKRSP